Genomic DNA from Paucilactobacillus hokkaidonensis JCM 18461:
TTTAGACAAGCCACTAATTAAAACTGTTTGTTCTGGAATTAGACTGGCAATTGATGTGTGCGTTGCACCATAGGTCAATTCCGAATAGATTTCATCGCTGATAACCCACAAATTATACTTTTTGAAAACGTCAGCAAGAGCAGCGAGTTCATCTTTATGGTAAGTAACACCAGTTGGATTGTTAGGATAATTTAGAACAACTGCCTTAAACTGTATCTCTGGATGATCCTTAATTGCAGCTTCAACCATGGTTGGGGTCAAAACAAACCCGTTGGAGCGAGTATTGATACGAACTTCGACGCCATGATTCAATGCAATTAAGGGGGAGTAAGCGGAATAAATTGGCGCTGGGACTAGTACTCCATCACCTGAATTCAAGACTGTAGCCAAGGCAGCAGCAATCGCTTCGGATGCACCAACAGTGGTGATGACATTGTCAACTTGATAATGGAGACCGTATTTTTGATTTTGAAAGTTGGCAGCGGCCTGTCGTAATTCTGGGATGCCCGCATTATTGGTATAATGGGAGAAATTATCATCGATAGCCTGTTTTGCAGCGAGCTGTACGTGTTCAGGAATATTGAAATCAGGTTCACCTAATGTTAGCTTCAAAATATCTGGAATTGAACTGGTAGCATCATCAAACTGACGGATTTCAGATATTTCAATTTTATCAAGTTGTGTATTTAGATCATTACGAAACAGACTCACATTCATTACCTCTTTCATATTATTAGAGTTCAATTAGACTTAATTTTACCATAAAGTATGCTATATTTAGAGAGCAAATCATGAAAATAGGTTGAAGGGAGATATCTATGCAGGAATCAAAA
This window encodes:
- a CDS encoding pyridoxal phosphate-dependent aminotransferase; the encoded protein is MSLFRNDLNTQLDKIEISEIRQFDDATSSIPDILKLTLGEPDFNIPEHVQLAAKQAIDDNFSHYTNNAGIPELRQAAANFQNQKYGLHYQVDNVITTVGASEAIAAALATVLNSGDGVLVPAPIYSAYSPLIALNHGVEVRINTRSNGFVLTPTMVEAAIKDHPEIQFKAVVLNYPNNPTGVTYHKDELAALADVFKKYNLWVISDEIYSELTYGATHTSIASLIPEQTVLISGLSKSHAMTGWRLGFIFADQALVDQIKKIHQYWVTAATSIIQKAAVEALTNGADDGLEMAKQYIKRRDYVYHEMTNMGFEIARPDGAFYIFAKIPAQFNQDSMAFCRDLAQKSHLALIPGHAFGIEGEGYVRLSYAANMDKLREAMTRLQAYINNADNEQQLH